One region of Daphnia pulicaria isolate SC F1-1A chromosome 7, SC_F0-13Bv2, whole genome shotgun sequence genomic DNA includes:
- the LOC124349487 gene encoding N-acetylated-alpha-linked acidic dipeptidase 2-like, with the protein MWSTQDVSDTKNMLDKNKKSGYWIVAVAIILCFATGILIGRYGTTSVADYHNFDVRNLVIDEISAEEIDSNLRYLTSTPHVAGTAQDLLQAEWMRDRFLEAGLDEAKTIPYDVLLSYPRVGVMNKVSLIDEQGRINYTTAGRQPPLGSPEEFSDDILHNFNAFSANGVVEGNVVYVHYGRKKDYEYLLSRGINVSGHIALIRLGAIFRGSKVDLAERYGAIGVILFSDRLEKTSQNRNNTYPDSWWMPGTGAEYGHVGRLRGGDLLTPFYPAIESAFRIKEENHPGLPKIPVQAIGYEEAEVILRNISPENSAPTKWIGKMDAPYSLGPSLRNPGWRVRLDVSTVNERRTTFNTIGILRGSVEDDRYVLLGNHRDAWTFGALDPSSGTASMIEIARVFGKMKRDQNWRPRRTIVFCSWGAHEYGLVGSYEWTQQHATVLGQRAVAYLNVDTAVSGNRTLFGNAFPTLKQLLIDTAKLIPNPSVHEIESGHKTVFDTWLAQSRDRDNVDQPMVGHLGGGSDFEGFSYVIGIPAADFGYMKNGVYPTQYSLYDSYHLASNIVDRGFVHHQAVARMWAVAAVTLSDSVILPLDILAYASYLNHSLSLLHTKYGPILQQNGVSLKHVRVSVDHFMFSVKHFSENELKNVDQSNIFAVRRVNDKLMYLERFFIDSKGLPDHPETNHVIFSTSSSDSHNFNTFAGLVDLIVQVENKTESNDPEIWSKIRHHLSVIAFLIGEAGRSLNGDF; encoded by the exons ATGTGGTCGACTCAAGACGTGTCGGATACGAAGAATATGctggataaaaacaaaaaatcgggATATTGGATTGTGGCCGTTGCCATCATCTTGTGCTTCGCTACAG gaattttgatTGGGCGGTATGGAACAACCTCAGTGGCTGACTACCACAATTTCGACGTTAGGAATTTGGTAATTGACGAAATCTCTGCAGAAGAAATCGACTCCAATCTGAG ATATTTAACCAGCACACCTCATGTGGCTGGAACAGCCCAGGATTTATTGCAAGCCGAATGGATGAGAGATCGTTTCCTGGAAGCAGGATTGGACGAAGCTAAAACTATTCCTTACGACGTGTTGCTCTCTTACCCGCGTGTTGGAGTGATGAATAAGGTGTCGCTAATCGACGAACAAGGCAGAATTAATTACACAACAGCAGGTCGTCAACCGCCCCTTGGTTCACCAGAAGAATTTTCCGATGACATTTTGCATAATTTTAATGCTTTCTCGGCTAATGGAGTCGTTGAG GGAAATGTTGTCTACGTCCATTACGGACGCAAGAAGGACTATGAATACTTGCTGTCAAGAGGTATTAATGTCTCTGGTCATATTGCCCTTATCCGTCTAGGAGCGATCTTTCGAGGATCAAAG GTGGATCTAGCCGAAAGATACGGCGCTATCGGAGTAATTCTGTTTTCGGATCGCCTAGAGAAGACCAGTCAGAATCGCAATAATACTTATCCTGATAGCTGGTGGATGCCAGGAACAGGAGCTGAATATGGTCACGTCGGACGCTTGAGGGGCGGAGACTTGTTGACCCCTTTCTATCCTGCTATAG AGAGCGCTTTCaggatcaaagaagaaaatcatccCGGTTTGCCTAAGATTCCTGTACAGGCAATAGGTTATGAAGAGGCTGAAGTCATTCTCCGAAACATTTCACCGGAAAACAGCGCTCCTACTAAATGGATTGGCAAAATGGATGCGCCGTATTCTCTTGGTCCCAGTCTGCGCAATCCTGGTTGGAGAGTAAGGCTGGATGTCAGCACAGTCAACGAAAGGAGGACTACGTTCAACACAATCGGCATTTTACGAGGATCAGTCGAAGATG atCGGTATGTTCTTTTGGGAAATCATCGAGATGCCTGGACTTTTGGGGCCCTGGATCCGTCTAGTGGCACTGCTTCTATGATTGAGATTGCCCGAGTATTCGGAAAAATGAAACGCGACCAAA ATTGGCGACCTAGGCGAACAATTGTCTTTTGCAGCTGGGGCGCTCATGAATACGGACTTGTAGGGTCCTACGAATGGACCCAACAACATGCAACCGTTCTGGGCCAACGAGCCGTAGCGTATCTTAATGTAGATACCGCCGTCAGTG GCAATCGTACTCTTTTTGGCAACGCTTTCCCTACTCTGAAACAGCTCCTAATCGACACGGCCAAGCTTATACCTAATCCGAGTGTGCATGAAATAGAATCCGGCCATAAAACGGTCTTTGATACCTGGCTGGCCCAATCTCGAGATCGGGATAATGTTGACCAACCAAT GGTGGGGCATCTAGGTGGCGGAAGCGACTTTGAAGGATTCTCCTATGTCATTGGCATTCCCGCAGCAGATTTTGGTTACATG aAAAATGGAGTTTATCCAACGCAATATTCTCTGTATGATAGTTACCATTTGGCAAGTAATATTGTCGATCGCGGATTTGTTCATCACCAAGCTGTTGCACGAATGTGGGCTGTGGCGGCTGTTACTCTTTCAGATTCTGTCATCCTTCCGTTAGACATTCTAGCTTACGCATCCTATCTGAATCATTCACTAAGTTTGCTTCATACGAAATATGGACCGATACTACAACAGAACGGTGTTTCACTAA AACATGTGCGAGTGTCGGTTGATCATTTCATGTTCTCCGTAAAGCATTTCAGCGAAAATGAGCTTAAGAACGTCGATCAATCTAACATTTTTGCCGTGCGACGAGTTAATGATAAACTCATGTATTTGGAACGTTTCTTCATTGACTCCAAAGGACTTCCGGATCATCCTGAAACTAA tcaCGTCATATTTTCGACAAGCAGCAGCGACTCCCACAACTTTAACACATTTGCTGGGTTGGTTGATCTTATCGTTCAGGTGGAAAATAAGACAGAATCAAACGATCCAGAGATATGGAGCAAAATTCGCCACCATCTTTctgttattgcatttttaattGGTGAGGCAGGCCGATCACTCAACGGAGATTTTTAG
- the LOC124349494 gene encoding N-acetylated-alpha-linked acidic dipeptidase 2-like has translation MNNKAIALLLISTAAIFFVFGALIGFYVIEENNKVPAVLDVKSLLIDEISADKISENLKHLTSVPHVAGTDQDLTQAEWVRDRFLEAGLDEAETVPYDVLLSYPRPGVINTVQLIDDKNQVNFTTAGRQPALGTPQNSYDKVFANFNAYSGKGVAQGNIVYAYFGRDADYEELKSRGVNVTGHIVLVRYGAIFRGSKVAIAARWGAIGVILFSDPIDKAVKGRNFTFPDSWWLPGMGVESGSLYVVDGDPLTPAYPAIESAFRLKEEDQANLPRIPVQPIGYDEAEIFLRNISPENPPPAAWVGKLDAPYNLGPTPLNPGWNVRINVSTDNEMRRTYNTIGILRGSVEDDRYVLLGNHRDAWTFGALDPSSGTASMIEVVRALGEIKKNKEWRPRRTMVFCSWGAEEYGLIGSYEWTQQFAKVLSQRAVAYLNVDVAVGGNQTFRGSAYPMLKQLLIDSSKLVPNPNPAEVADGRETVFQTWVKYQPDANNPGNPSVGNMGGGSDFAPFAYVVGTPTTDFGYTAPYSYPTYHTMYDNYQLASEIVDRGFVHHQAVARMWAIAATELADAVVIPFDINSYASFLNDSLTSLEKKYDQQLQQNQATFKYFRASVNYFSESTKNFTETTLKNINMDDILTVRQVNDRLTQLERFFIDPKGLPDRPETNHIVFSVSANNAYGSDTFAGLVDLLLEVGNKTESQDPVTWNKIRQHLSVIAFLIGEAARSLSENLW, from the exons atgaataacaaAGCAATCGCCTTGTTGTTGATTTCAACGGCAGctatatttttcgttttcg gtGCTCTCATCGGATTCTATGTTAtcgaagaaaataataaagttcCCGCTGTGCTCGACGTCAAATCTTTACTGATTGATGAAATTTCGGCTGATAAAATCAGTGAAAACCTCAA ACATTTGACTAGCGTTCCGCATGTTGCCGGAACGGATCAAGATTTGACTCAAGCCGAATGGGTTAGAGATCGTTTCCTCGAAGCAGGATTGGATGAAGCTGAAACGGTTCCTTACGATGTGTTACTCTCCTATCCACGACCTGGAGTGATCAATACAGTCCAGTTAATCGATGACAAGAATCAAGTTAATTTCACCACAGCTGGTCGCCAGCCAGCGCTTGGTACACCACAAAATTCCTACGACAAAGTCTTTGCGAATTTCAATGCGTACTCGGGAAAGGGCGTTGCCCAA GGAAATATAGTTTATGCTTACTTTGGGCGAGATGCCGATTATGAAGAACTAAAAAGTCGAGGGGTAAACGTAACTGGACACATCGTCCTAGTGCGCTACGGAGCAATTTTCCGCGGATCAAAG GTGGCGATTGCTGCAAGGTGGGGTGCAATTGGAGTGATCCTGTTTAGCGACCCTATAGATAAAGCCGTAAAAGGTCGTAATTTCACCTTTCCAGATAGTTGGTGGCTGCCAGGCATGGGAGTGGAAAGCGGCTCTCTTTATGTTGTTGACGGCGATCCTTTGACTCCTGCCTACCCTGCCATAG aGAGTGCGTTTcgtttgaaagaagaagaccagGCAAACCTGCCCAGGATTCCAGTCCAACCGATCGGCTATGACGAAGCCGAGATATTTCTTCGTAACATTTCTCCTGAGAATCCACCTCCAGCCGCGTGGGTTGGTAAATTAGATGCGCCATACAACCTTGGTCCAACACCGCTCAACCCCGGTTGGAACGTCAGGATTAACGTCAGCACCGATAACGAGATGAGGAGAACTTATAACACTATAGGAATCTTGCGCGGATCAGTGGAAGACG ATCGTTATGTACTTTTGGGTAATCATCGTGATGCCTGGACATTTGGTGCCTTGGATCCATCGAGCGGAACGGCTTCCATGATCGAAGTTGTCCGAGCTTTAGGGGAaattaagaagaataaag AATGGCGACCAAGAAGGACTATGGTGTTTTGCAGTTGGGGTGCCGAGGAATATGGTTTGATTGGATCCTACGAGTGGACGCAACAATTTGCCAAAGTATTGAGCCAGCGAGCTGTAGCTTACCTGAATGTGGATGTCGCTGTCGGTG gaAATCAAACGTTTCGAGGTTCAGCTTATCCCATGTTGAAACAACTTCTCATTGATTCTTCCAAGCTCGTCCCTAATCCTAATCCAGCTGAAGTGGCAGATGGCAGAGAAACTGTTTTTCAAACCTGGGTAAAATATCAGCCAGATGCAAACAACCCTGGAAATCCTTc AGTTGGTAACATGGGCGGTGGTAGTGATTTTGCGCCGTTCGCTTATGTCGTTGGAACTCCAACCACAGATTTCGGCTACACG gCTCCCTATAGTTATCCAACTTACCATACAATGTATGATAATTACCAGTTGGCCAGTGAGATTGTGGATCGTGGATTTGTCCACCACCAGGCTGTGGCGAGAATGTGGGCAATTGCAGCCACCGAACTGGCCGACGCTGTTGTAATACCTTTTGATATCAATTCTTATGCCAGCTTTCTGAACGACTCGCTGACAtctttagaaaagaaatacgACCAACAGCTACAGCAAAATCAAGCCACTTTCA AATACTTCCGTGCTTCCGTCAACTATTTCAGTGAATCAACTAAGAATTTCACGGAAACAAccctgaaaaatataaatatggaTGACATTTTAACAGTCAGGCAGGTTAATGACAGACTCACTCAGCTGGAGCGTTTTTTCATCGATCCAAAAGGATTACCAGATCGTCCCGAAACAAA TCACATCGTTTTCTCGGTAAGCGCCAACAACGCTTACGGATCTGACACGTTCGCCGGACTAGTCGATTTGCTCCTCGAAGTGGGCAACAAAACGGAAAGTCAGGACCCAGTTACCTGGAACAAGATTCGCCAACATTTGTCAGTTATCGCATTCTTGATTGGTGAAGCTGCTCGTTCGCTTAGCGAAAACTTGTGGtaa
- the LOC124349906 gene encoding inositol oxygenase-like, with the protein MRIIADHQVECTDPSRMVRPEPIFANKPIEAFRQYEGNSSIHERVFRTYKLMHTHQTTEFAQRKLNEWCKFDRFSATIMEALERLNDLVDESDPDSDLPNIVHAFQTAERIRHSHPDRDWFHLTGLIHDLGKVMAFYEPQWAVVGDTFVCGAAFAPSIVYRSNTFEENPDLNDARYNTQYGIYSANCGLDQVTMSWGHDEYLYRVLRNHGATLPDEALYMIRYHSFYPWHSGGDYMHLSSERDLQMLPWVREFNEFDLYTKSDSLPDLEALTPYYQSLIDKYIPGTVRW; encoded by the exons ATGAGGATCATCGCCGATCACCAG GTGGAATGCACGGACCCTTCGAGAATGGTTCGACCCGAGCCGATTTTCGCCAACAAGCCCATCGAAGCATTCCGGCAATACGAAGGCAACAGCAGCATTCACGAACGCGTTTTTCGCACTTACAAATTGATGCACACGCACCAGACGACGGAATTCGCTCAGCGCAAA CTGAATGAGTGGTGCAAATTCGATCGTTTTTCGGCAACCATCATGGAAGCTTTGGAACGTCTAAACGACTTGGTGGATGAATCTGACCCCGACTCAGACCTGCCGAACATCGTTCACGCTTTCCAGACGGCCGAACGCATCCGCCATTCGCATCCGGATCGCGATTGGTTTCATTTGACAGGTCTTATTCACGACCTTGGAAAG gTGATGGCATTTTACGAGCCTCAATGGGCAGTTGTCGGCGACACTTTTGTGTGCGGAGCGGCTTTTGCTCCATCTATTGTCTACCGTTCGAATACGTTTGAGGAAAATCCGGATTTAAACGACGCTCGTTACAACACCCAATACGGCATTTACTCTGCCAACTGTGGGCTGGATCAAGTGACCATGTCCTGGGGACACGACGAATACTTGTACCGCGTGTTGCGCAATCACGGCGCTACCCTTCCGGACGAGGCTCTCTACATGATCAG GTATCACTCGTTCTACCCGTGGCATTCCGGAGGCGATTATATGCACCTGAGTTCCGAACGTGACTTGCAAATGCTCCCGTGGGTCCGCGAGTTCAA TGAATTTGATTTGTACACCAAAAGCGACTCGTTGCCCGACTTGGAGGCCCTCACTCCTTATTACCAATCATTGATTGACAAGTATATTCCCGGCACGGTTCGTTGGTGA
- the LOC124348528 gene encoding uncharacterized protein LOC124348528, which translates to MPKVKTVISLYSQCINRVKSHLKVFDIPVDDKLLITWRGSPWDREKTESESDMNPFETMPAVLLDAIIQSLCSSQTKNTTVKHHINIKNCITTKLQKLIAPSYPYDYEQFSNFFPKLEKLQVLALCYSNIDDSCLKIIATCCKNLRILDISKCNKLTDTGIKWLVPITAELSKTLLELMMSCDAVTKRGIIFALQNCPFLEFVENINMFDALVEVARSSALVQSIILNTNITRLTLRPAEVYLSGQLELVVRFCPSVFYMIIVVKEGLTDADPFCLTSLKNLQILKILRHSSSTLNEITFDKSLAPVLKVIGNSLKVLYLDYFEFIDIWTVVKFCPNLMSLSMRNQCQSLSALSENEIIQLRHEKGRGYFQDMKILGGGFNLSNDVLFGLLSCPLLERVWITHCDALTDDFLREVIANGSLKNLKILSLNFCYLVTKQGLDALVMNDNRLEQLSFHYCLNITQQNVCDWNEFARCRNWELRIEFSGS; encoded by the exons ATGCCCAAAGTTAAAACTGTCATCTCACTTTATTCACAGTGTATTAACCGTGTTAAGAGCCATTTAAAAGTGTTCGATATTCCCGTTGATGATAAGCTTCTAATAACATGGAGGGGCAGTCCATGGGACCGAGAAAAAACCGAAAGCGAGTCCGACATGAATCCTTTTGAAACTATGC CCGCGGTCCTGTTGGATGCTATCATCCAGTCTCTTTGTAGTAGCCAAACTAAGAATACGACCGTGAAGCATCATATCAACATCAAGAATTGCATTACAACCAAACTTCAAAAGTTGATTGCTCCTAGTTATCCATATGACTATGAGCAATTCTCAAATTTCTTCCCCAAACTTGAAAAACTGCAAGTGTTAGCCTTGTGTTATTCGAATATTGACGATTCTTGTTTAAAAATCATAGCGACATGCTGTAAAAATTTGAG gataTTGGATATTAGCAAATGCAATAAGTTGACGGACACTGGCATTAAATGGTTAGTTCCCATAACAGCCGAACTGAGCAAGACCCTTCTTGAATTGATGATGAGCTGTGATGCTGTAACCAAAAGAGGAATAATCTTTGCTTTACAGAACTGTCCATTCTTGGAGTTTGTCGAGAACATCAACATGTTCGATGCGTTAGTGGAAGTGGCTCGGTCATCGGCGTTAGTTCAATCAATCATTTTAAATACTAATATCACTCGTCTAACCCTTCGCCCTGCTGAAGTTTATTTAAGCGGTCAACTTGAGTTAGTGGTGCGTTTTTGCCCTTCGGTTTTCTATATGATCATTGTTGTTAAGGAAGGGTTAACCGACGCTGATCCGTTTTGCTTAACGAGTTTGAAGAACCTACAGATACTCAAAATTTTACGTCACAGCAGCTCAACTCTTAACGAAATAACCTTTGACAAGAGCTTGGCTCCGGTGCTAAAGGTAATCGGAAATTCGTTAAAGGTCCTTTACCTTGACTACTTTGAATTCATTGATATTTGGACTGTTGTCAAATTTTGTCCCAATTTAATGTCCCTGAGCATGAGAAATCAATGCCAAAGTTTAAGTGCCTTGTCTGAAAACGAAATCATTCAATTGCGTCATGAAAAAGGGCGTGGTTATTTTCAAGATATGAAGATTCTGGGGGGTGGCTTCAACCTCTCAAATGACGTTCTCTTTGGTTTGTTATCTTGTCCTTTACTAGAGAGAGTTTGGATAACACATTGTGACGCGCTCACTGACGATTTTTTACGAGAAGTTATTGCAAATGgctcattaaaaaatctgaaGATACTCAGTCTAAATTTCTGTTATTTAGTGACTAAGCAGGGATTAGATGCACTGGTGATGAATGACAATCGCCTTGAACAACTAAGCTTCCATTATTGTCTGAACATAACCCAACAAAATGTTTGCGATTGGAACGAATTTGCTCGTTGTCGAAATTGGGAATTGCGTATAGAATTCAGCGGAAGTTAG
- the LOC124348529 gene encoding antifreeze protein Maxi-like: MAEEGNRRPNQEIPPLAPHLHDGYLGNVIDRRERNRHNRELQAAQLAAPPDAAQLAAPPDAAQLAAPPDAAQLAAPPDAPPVIAPVAFPVAAFAAPPQAALPMALQAAPPFVQVLAAAFASAVHSAATTAHRHAASAAAAAEQAFAVAAAEPASLVATAAATTAAQDFAVAAEQAAVADAAAAVADAAAAVADAAAAVADAAAVGNLPVEDRGRLSPEQGL; the protein is encoded by the coding sequence ATGGCTGAGGAAGGGAACAGGAGGCCAAATCAGGAAATCCCTCCCCTGGCTCCCCATCTTCACGATGGGTACCTTGGAAACGTAATAGATCGTCGCGAACGAAATCGCCACAACAGAGAGCTCCAGGCTGCTCAGCTTGCTGCTCCACCTGATGCTGCTCAGCTTGCTGCTCCACCTGATGCTGCTCAGCTTGCTGCTCCACCTGATGCTGCTCAGCTTGCTGCTCCACCTGATGCGCCACCTGTTATTGCCCCAGTTGCATTCCCTGTTGCTGCCTTCGCTGCGCCCCCTCAAGCTGCGCTACCTATGGCCCTTCAAGCTGCGCCTCCTTTCGTACAAGTTCTTGCTGCAGCCTTTGCTAGTGCTGTGCATTCGGCTGCCACCACTGCTCACCGCCATGCTgcctctgctgctgccgccgctgaACAAGCTTTTGCTGTCGCTGCAGCAGAGCCAGCTTCTCTTGTCGCCACCGCTGCTGCTACCACCGCTGCACAAGATTTTGCAGTCGCTGCAGAGCAAGCCGCTGTCGCCGATGCCGCCGCTGCTGTCGCCGATGCCGCCGCTGCTGTCGCCGATGCCGCCGCTGCTGTCGCCGATGCCGCCGCTGTTGGAAATCTTCCTGTGGAAGATAGAGGGAGGCTATCACCGGAACAGGGATTATGA